A region of the Vanrija pseudolonga chromosome 2, complete sequence genome:
tcgtcgtctgtcgtCCAACCACGAGCGAAAATTTGAGTAAGTCATGCTACGTCGGTTGCATCCACATGCACTCATTTGCCTCATACGTTCCTGAGCGTGGCTGCACGCTCCATATCCACCACCAGGCCTTAGAAGTTGATAGGCTTGTCGTACGTGCTGAGGGCAGCCTGTTACGTAAGTCAGTGTCGGCCAACTGGTTGTTTCGTGGGAGGTCATCCAACTCACCTCCTTGACCGCCTCGGAGAGCGTCCTGCGACCGTCAGCAATCGTCTACGAGCTCCAAAGGCTCCAGAAAACGCAGATACGCACGGATGAGCATGACACACTCTGGAAACATGTTCATTGGAAGTCAGCAAGAGCGCAAGAAACCAGCTGGGAGGACTCATCTTCAGCAGAGGCCTTGTacgagagggcgagggtgccCTCAGCGATGAGCTCGCCGGCACCGGGGCCAACTGGGGAATGTCAGCGTCCGTATTTCACTGGCAAACACGCTACGTACTGATGTGAACACCGAGGATGGTGTTGGTGTCCTTCTCAGTAAGCTGGGTGGGTGTTAGTAAGTGCCACCAAAAGTGTCCGACTACGGGtccaccccgccccacctccacctgaTACTCACGAACTTGACAAAGCCCTCCTGGTCCTGGTTGGTCTTGGCACGCGAGTTGGCGGCGAAGGGGTACTTGCCGACCGAGAAgttgacgccgtcggccttgagctcctgCTCGTTCTTGCCGACCCAGGCGACCTCGGGGTGGGTGTAGACGACCGAGGGGATGGCTCCGTAGTCGACGTGGCCGTGGCCAGTCTTGaggatctcggcggcggcgataccctcctcctcggccttgtgGGCGAGCATGGGGCCGAAAGTGGCGTCACCGATGCACTTGACACCGGGGACCGAGGTGTTGAACTGGTCGTCGATGACGATACggcccttgccgtcgacctcgacgccaatcttgtcaaggccaagaccaGTGGTGTACGGGCGACGGCCGATAGCAACAAGAACGACAtcagcctcgagctcctcctccttgccgcccttggccgAGTCGACCTTGAGCTTGACAGAGTCGCCCTGGCGCTCGCCACCAATGACCTTGGTGTTGAGCTTGAACTTGAAGCCCTGCTTCTGGAGGCTGCGCTGGAAGGtcttggcgacctcggcgtccatgCCGGCACCGCCAATGGCGCCGAGGAACTCGACAACGGTCACCTCGGCACCGAGACGGGCCCAGAccgagccgagctcgagaccaATAACACCACCGCCGATAACGACCAGCTTCTTGGGGACCTCCTTGAGCGAGAGGGCACCAGTGGAAGAAACAATGCGCTCCTCGTCAATCTCAAGACCGGGGAAAGGGGTGACCTCGGAGCCGGTAGCAATGATGACGTTCTTGGCGTCAAGCTGGGTCTCTCCACCCTCGTTGAGGGCGACGTTGATCTTGTTGGCGGTCTCAaaggcggcggcaccctTGAGGTAGTCGACACCGTACTTCTTGAAGAGGTAGGTCTCGATACCGCTGGTGAGGGTGGTGACCGAGTTCTCCTTGGCAGCGAGCATCTGGGGGAGGTTGAGCTTGACATCGCCGACGTCGATACCGCGCTCCTTGGTGTCGTGGAGGGTCTGGTGGTAGATGTGCGAGTTGTTAAGCCTGCAGTAGTCAGCAAACTGAACGTGCCACACTCGTCCGCCACATACATGGCCTTTGATGGTATGCAGCCAACGTTCAGGCAGGTACCGCCGGGAGGGCCGCGCTTGTCAATGCAGGCGGTCTGATTGCAATGTCAGCACGTTGATCGAGACAGAATCTGAGATCTGGAGCGTTGGGGGCTCCCCGCCCAGGCCGTCTGTGACTCACCTTGaagccgagctgggcggcctTGATGGCAGCGACGTAGCCACCGGGTCCACCGCCGATGACAACGACATCGTAGGGCTTGGCCTCGGTAGCGAGGCCACggacgcggaggaggccACGAGCCGCAgcgtacgacgacgcggggtTGGTGAGGGGGCGAAGGAGGCCAGCCGCCTGAGGGGGCGTCAGCAGAGCCCATACCACGATGCATCCCGCACTGCAACGAGCTGCACTCACAAGGGGTGTCCTGGAAAGCATTATGAGAGTGGTTTGTGTAGGTATGGATGAGCGAGAAGTGAGCAGTGGTTGTTGGATATATCTGCTGCAGTGTGTGCCCATCGGCTCGGATCCTCCGTTTGACGGGCCAAAGGCCAtgtgggcgggggcggtaGCCGCATCGCTGCCGCAAAAAGGCCCGTCCAACGCCGAACCCCCAAAGGTGGCACCTGGGCCAATGACGCGCCCGCAGTGCATGACcgaggacacggcggcgagcatcACCCCGCCTCGGTATGCACCCATGACAGATAGCAGATTCCAGTGCATGCGGCCATGTGCGAGCGGGCCGACAATCTGATGACGCTGCAGCAGTGCATGTGTGCTTGATGTGGATGGAGATGAGGAGGGCATGGCCCAGCCAGCGTTGCGCCCCACAGCTGAAGCCGAAACgaaccccaccccacgcccCCAGCTAAATTGTCACCGCTGGCTAGTAGCACTGTGCCACACGTCCACCGACGCCAACACGACGCGAGCCCAGCTGTTGGAAACTATGACTATTGGAACACGAACGCCAAGCACCCCTCCCTCGCGATTGTTGGAACTCTTGCCACCGGGTGGCCAACAGCGCAAGCCACCAcgtcgctcgtcggcgtcgattTCCAACAAACACGGCGCGCTTTCCAACAGGCGGCAAGTAGTCCCCGCCCTGTAGTTCAGCGGCATACCGATACACGCACACTGCATATCGTTATCGCCGCGGGACCACGGGCCGTTGTCTGCCTCCTGACGTGATGCTGCTGTTGCTACATGGTCGACTCACTGCCGGCCATCGGTTGTCAGAGCTGTCGACCGCAGCTCGGTCTCTCTGGCTGAGGACCGACTTCGGTCACTATGGGCACTTACGGTCTGCGGGGTAATGGACGGGGTAACGGGCACAATGACGGACCTCCGTGAACGAATTGCCTAATGATGCCACTCACTTTAGCATGTGGCGACCACGCGCCATGACGTGGGCCCAATTGTCTGACGTCACGCACCACTCCAACttgccagcccagcccacctgCACCAAGTATGAGAACTCAtggcgagctgcgagctACCATTTCTCACTTACGATCCAGGCGCCAGGCGTCGCGATGCTCCGCGgcacgagctgctcggcccaCACTCGCCACTGTGGCCCAGTTATAAACGTGCCACACGCTGGGAAACCGCAGCTCACTCCCCCCATccaccccaccacacacTGACAATATGAGAATCGGGCGCGTGCTcatcgccgcggcgctcgcgctgtcATACAGCGCCGATGCAAAGGTCTCTAACAAAGGTAAGTGGCGCTGGTCGATCGGGGCAGCCCTCACCTCACCTCGCCTCAGCCACATACAACGACTGGAGCCTGTCCCAGGCGCAAGAGTTCCTCAAGGCGCACGGCGTCAAGGGCTGGGACTCGaccaacctcgacgaggttAAGAGCAAGGTGGCTGAGCATGCGGATGCAGCGGCTACGGTGAGTGGGCTTgtggcgtgcggcggcgtggggtgTGGCGGATGGCTGCCAGGATCGTGTACTAACTTTATGTACAGTGGGCATCCGAccacgccgcgtccgccgccacgTCCGTGCACAAGGCTGCCTCGTACGTctggcgcgagctcgacgaggccaaggactACGTCTACTCTACATGGGACGAGAGCCAGCTGCACGCCTGGCTTGTGGAGCACCACGTGCTCCcggcccccgcgccgacgggtaaggcggcgctgctgaGCGCCGTGTCCAAGGCCTACACCTCGACCACGAGCGCAGCGTACGAGTCGTGGAGCGACAGCACGCTGCGTGAGTGGCtggccgagcacggcgtcgttCCGCCGTCCAACAAGCGCGAGGACCTGCTCAAGACCATCAAGGACGCATACTACGACACCAAGGACAAGGTGTACACTACGTGGGATGACGCGACGAAGCGCAACtggctcgtcgacaacgGTATCCTCAAGAAATCCGCCCCAGAGCTCCACCCGGACAAGTACACCAAGCTCCTGGACGAGCACTACACGCACGCCAAGTCGACCATCTGGCAGGCGTGGAAGGACAGCGACATCCGCCAGTGGCTCGTGGACAACGGCTACGTCAAGTCGGACTACCAGGcgaagcgcgacgaggtgggtcgCGCCGACTACTTGACATCCCACTGCTGACCCCACCGCAGCTCATCAACGAAATCTCAACCAAGTACACGTCCAACATCTGGGAGCCGTACCTCGCGTGGCCTGACGCCCGACTGCGCGCGTACCTCCGCTCAaagggcgtcgacgacaccaagTACATTGGGCGCACGAACCTGCTGCAGGAAGTGCGCGTGCAGTACACCGAGGCGTCCGACTTCCTTTCCAGCCTAGTAGGCTACGTCAAGGCGGCTGTCGGGGTCGCCTACTCCCAGCTGTcggacggcgtcgcgtcCTTCCTGGGCGTGGTgcactcgcgcgccgtggagacggaggagcagctcgaggctggCGTGAGCTCGGTCTCGTCTGCCGCGGACCGCGCCaaggcctcggcgagctcggccgcgagcgccgcgagcgtgtcggctgctagtgccgccgcggccttggAGAGCAGGTACGCCGACAGTGCGAGCTCGGCTTCGCGCTTCGCGCACgtgtcggccagctcggtgtcggcgcgccTGAGCTCGGCGTACTCGCGTGCCagtgcgtcggcggccagcgccgacagcgacgccaaggcgagcctgtcgtcggccgcgaaGGACGCCAAGGCGTCCCTCGATGCCGAgtggacgcgcgcgcgcaaggacgcggacgcggctGCGAGTGCCGCGTCGGCGGACGCTGCGTCCCGtgggcgcgcggcacgcgcgagcgcctcgtctgccgcggcggccgccgaggaccaGTGGCACAAGGCGGTGAAGAGCGCTTCGGCTtgggctgctggcgcgaCCAAGAGTCTGAGTGCCGCGTTtgaggccgccgctgcgagcgccgcgagcgtcgcgtcgcaGGCTAGTGCCACTGCCTCGAGCGCGTAccagaaggccaagaaggagtTTTAGGCCCCCGCCGGCTGTAGCGAGAGAATAGTAGTTAGTAGTCGGGGTCCGCCCCATAACTGAGAAATGAAGAATCTTGACGACGCCAACTCGACGAAGAAAACAAGTACATCTAAGAATACGCCATGTGTCTAACTCGAACAAATGTCTACGCCGTCTCCACcggcacgacgaccgacccACCAAGGGCACACGTGTCGAACTGCTCCTGcgtgaggccgagctgctcgcgcgcgcgcgccagcagctgTGGCGGCTCGCTGAGTGGCTCGTGCGAGAGGTCCCAAGTACCCCAGTGGATCGCGATTGCCTTCTTGGCTTTCTGCGTTCGTCAGCGGGCTAtagccgcagcagcacgacgtACAATATCGTGGAACATGCGCACGGCATCTATGGGCGAATTGTGCACCGTCGACAGGAACCAGCGGGGCGCGTATGCGCCGATGGggatgagcgcgaggtcgaacgggccgaggcgctcgccaaTGTTCTTGAACTCGGGGCACACTGGCCTTGACTCATCAATCTCGTGCgtctcgtgctcgacgcaGCAGTagcccgtgtcgccgccaaaccacacgctcgcgcccgtgtcgccggccttgtcgacgCTCTGggccgcccagctcgcccagaGCGAGTGCGCGCTGTCGaacggcgtgcgcgccgtcgtgtgctgcgccggcgtgcacGTGAGCTTGACGCTGCCCTTGCCCGCCACGTCGATCACGACGTCCTCCCAccagtcgagctcgagcacgctcTCCTTGGGcgcctgcacgccgccgagcgtgcgcACCGTGTTGAGCGGGACCAGGAGCGCCGGCGGGTGATCCGCCTGCTTCTTGTACAGCGCGTGCAGGGTCGGGATGTCCTCGTGGTCGTAGTGGTTGTGCGAGATGACCTgcgggcggcgtcagcggggaGTCCCACAGCGTGCGTCGCGGTAACTCACCACTACGTCGATCTCCGGCAGGCCGTTCACATCGCCACAGGGCACGGCTGCCGCAGTCAGCAcccactctctctctctctccccgccccacgcccacgcccactcacgcgTGTACCGCTTCGGCGCGCCGAACAGCTGCGTCGGCCCACAGCGCACCGAGAACACGGGGTCGAACAGCACGTTgacgccacgcgcgccggccggcgcgtccgctggcggcgggaaCGAGACGAGCACGCACGCGTGTCCGAGCCAGGTGGCCTTGACGGTGccctgcgccggcggcgtgaagTCGACCGTGGTGCTCTTGACGAACTTGGAcgggtcggcgaggtcgtccttCTTGCTGATCCAGAGTCCCTGGGGTGGGTTAGATGCGgcacgagcagcgagcagcagacGATCCAGCCTGCCTTCACGCCGAGGAACTACTCACTTCCCAAATGAACTAGTATTTGTCAGCGCTGTCCACCTGTCTCCCctcccaacccaccttggcCACGGCAGTCCCGCCCATCGCCTTCATGTTGGCCGAGGGCCACGGGTTGACGAACGCCgtgccctcgtcgttggcccagtgctccttgcgctcgcgcttgccTTCGGGCCGGGTGATGGTGAGGTGCGtcatggcggcgagcggtAGAGGGGTGGTGTGTCGGAGGCGCGAGAAGAGGCGGCCGCGCATGCTCTATGTATGCTTGCTTGTGTGCGCTCGGGGCGCTGCGGTGTTGAAGGCGGCGCAATTTATGTTTGATGAGCAGCGCTGTGGAGTAGAATGGCTCGCTTCCTTCAAAGATTGCGCGTTTCGGCATCGCTTGGCCGAGGTGACGTACAACCTGCCGACAGACGCGGGACCGAGCCTTGGCCGACGGgcacaaccacaacaacaacaacatccaTTAGCGCAGCCCGCAGTCATCGATCACATCTTCAGATGCAGCACTGCAACTCGACACGCttgcccacgccgccacaTCCAGCTCGCGACATAATGATACATATGCTGTGCTACAGTGCAGATCGCTACGCGCTCGGGGCCTCggctgcggcagcggcgccgaagccgcccGTCGAGCCAAatccgccctcgccgcgctccgtcTCGTCAAGCTCCTGGAGGTGTCAGCTGTTGCACTGGCTCGCATCCAGCAACTCACGTCGACTTCAACCGCAGGCGCCAtgcgcacctcctcgaggatGAGCTGCGCGATGCGGTCGCCGACGTTGACTGGGCAGAAGGTCAGCTAGGCGTCAAGTCACGATTAGCTATACCCACTCTCAAAGTCCACGTCGGAAAAGTTGAACAGGATGACCTTGAGCGGGCCGCGGTagtcgacgtcgatgacACCAGCGCCGGTATCGATCGAGTGCTTGGCCGCTGGggtgggcgtgagcggcTAGCGTGAAGGAACAGCATCCAGCCACCTACCAAGGCCAGaacgcggcgcgacgcgcccgtACGTCCCCTTCGGGAGCGCAATGCTAATGTCCGTGTCGACCATGGCcttgccgcgcgccggcacggtcgcgacgcgcgacgcgtaCAGGTCGAAGCCGGCCGCGGAGGCCGAGCCGCGCGTCGGGACGgtcgcggtggcggcgaggcgcttgacGCGGAGTGGCTCGTCCtgcggtgtgtgtgagcggggAAGCGGGACATGTAGGGAACCACTCGCACGGGCACAGCACGCGACCACCACAcgtccctcgcgccgcctgctctACTCACCAAGGGCGACTTCTTgaccacgacggcggcgcgcttgacgCTCGCGTCGGGCACCTCGGTGGCCAGCTTCGCTgtggccttcttgccctcgaaGGGCGTCTTGCTCGCACTGTCGGTAGCCgtcatggtggtgtgtgtggtgtgcgTAAGTTGCGTGAGGCGCGTTATCGTCTTGCAAGGCCAGTCGAGCAGGAAGAAGTCAATCGCGCCCCGACGCGAGACGCGTTCAGCGGCCCAGGTGGTAAACTCAGGGTGAGGCCACGTGTGCAACTCCGCCTCTTGTATCTCCGCCACGTGGCAGCTGTGGCTTTCGCCGCCGATGTCCGTTGACCGCTGAATACTGAATGTTCGCGCTCGATGTTGTTGACAGCTTGCTGAACACCATCCGACTTGCTTACTCGCGCATTCACTCCAAAACGGCCTGGATAAAGTCGATCTAACGACAGAGCGCAGCCCATTCGAAACTCTGCCTGCCCTACCCACCCCCATCTACCGCCGCACCATGTCTATTGCCGACCTCGGGGGCGACCCCTTCTACCTCCGGTTGGTGACACTTACCCCGCGGCCCCGCACGAGATCGAGATACTGACACGACCTTCCCTGCTGCGATTGTACAGGTACTAGTGAGTTGGCTCAGCGTCTCTGCCATTCTGAGCCATGCTGACCTCCTCCAGCACCGGACACCAGGGCATGCACGGCCACGAGTTCCTCGAGTTCGAGTACACCCACGGTGAGCAGTGTGCTTGACCTCCCTCTCTACCAGCACCTGACTCCCCAGGCCGCTTGCGCTATGCCAACAACTCGAACTACCGTAACGACTCGCTCATCCGCAAGGAAGGTGGGTGAACCGAACCGGGACGCGAACCGGGATCCTTCTGACCCACCAGTTTATGtcggccccgccgtcgccgaggagctgaAGCGCATCGTGCGGGAAAGCGAAGTGACAAAGTGCGTGGCTTCGCAAACATCACATACGATCCACTGACACAACACAGAGAAGACGACGCGACGTGGCCCAAGAAGAACGTTGTGGGACGGCAGGAGCTCGAGATCAGGATAGACAAGGACCACATCTCGTTCGAGGTACGTATGGCAGCCTTGTACCCATGGCGCTTGCTGATTCCCTGCAGACGGCCAAGATCGGATCCCTAGCCGACGTCAacgacagcgccgacgccgagggcctgcGCGTGTTCTACTACCTCGTCCAGGACCTCAAGTGCTTCATCTTCTCCCTCATCACCCTCCACTTCAAGATCAAGCCCAGTGAGTCCCGCCACGTGTGTTCTGGGATGTTGCTGACCCCACGCAGTCCAACAATGAGCGGATGAGTGTTCTCGCACCGCCCCAGCGACCAGACGCACGCCTGCCATTGTCCCGTCCCGTCCCCAACGTCTTTGTTGATTCTCGCGCACtgaccgaccgacgacagAGTAGAGCCGTATGCATGTACCATGACTCTTTTTTATTGTGTGTTCGAGGTTGTGTGGCGCTGGTGCAAGGCGTGTTTCGTTGTTGCTTGTTGTCTGTGTGCTtctgtgtggtgtggtggggcTGCCAAAAGCAGTCGGGGAATCGTTAACGGTGATTCTTAATCAGCCCTATTGTCATTACAAAGGTTGCCCTATTGCGATTGCTTCCTTTTGTCCTTGCTTACCTTCCCTCCGTCATTGTCCCCGTTGGAAGCAGAGTAGTGCGTGCCGTACAGTGCCCGTCGTCGATttggtctcgtcgtcctggcCCGCCTGCcttgctgcctgcctgctcgtcgtctacatccctccctctcccttGGCAACAATCCAAGACACGACCATTACACAAATCAAAAAGGTCAAACCAAAGACCTGCACATCTTGTACTTTatcccccactcaccactcaCGCGTACTCTGGCAACGCATCGGGCCCATCAACCCCATTAGCCCCCCAGCGTTGCTCGTGTGCCTCTCGACTCGACTTGGCCCCCACGCCTCGGCCGTCCGCTCCCTGCCCCTGGGTAGGTCGCCCAGCCAACGACCACTCGGTCATCGCGCCCCGGTGCTTTCTGTCGTCTGTCGGCCACCCACCCGACTACTTTGTCGACATTGACCATCGACATCGCGACCCCGAGCACACGCACATAGCACCGGCGCACGCTCACCCGCCGATCACGGGCGCGCCCCCCGCCATTCCCTCCGTGCCAGCTCCCCTCTTGTATCGCCCGGCTGCAACGCCGAGAGCCGaggaccgacgccgacgacaccgacactgaagccaccaccaccaccgcccagtGCAGCCTCTatcacccacccacaaccCCTTGCCTATCGCTGCCGACGACTtccccgcggccgcctccCATGCCCTAGGGACCGAGGCAAGACAGTAACCCTGCTTCCCCTCGCACCTTCGCCACCCCTCCACACGGGATCCTTCTTGCACACACGCCTTTTCCCCATCAcacctccccaccaccatgccgctTCCTGGCGGCACCATTCCGCTCACGCCGAGCGAGCCCGGTGCCGTGCCCCCACCAGCATTCCTCGTCAAGTTCCCCGAAGACACGTGGAACAAgctcgccgcagcggcgaacggcggcgccgaagtCTCGTTCACGGTTGACGAAGACATTGGCCTTGTGCGTACATTGGGTTGCAGAAGAAGCTTTACTGATCGCCCCCCAGTCACTAAACCTTCCTGGCCAGGACCCATTGTACATTGACGTCGCTGGTACCAGCGTGACCGAGCTGTACCAGTTTGCAGGGCCGAGCCTGAACCCCGTCGGtactgccgccgcgcgatTGCAGATTCCCATCAATGCCGCAGCCGCAAGCAAGGCGGTCGAGAGGGTTCGCCAGCAGAACGATGCCCTCGAccgccaacgccaagaaCGCGCGGAGAGAGTCACGGGCCGCTCTCAAGCCAGCACGCCGACTCCACGTTCGGCCCCGGTGGCCGCCGTACAGGCCTTGGCCATGGCGCGGACTCAGAGCGGACCAGCCGCAACCACCCTGCCATCAGCATTGACGCCATCGAATGCCGTCACCGAGAGGATACCGCTCAAGACAAAAGTTGTGCAGTTCCTCGCTCTTGGTCCGGCGACGATGGAGGAGATTGTGGCCAAGACAAACGGCGAACCCGCCGATGTTGAGCGCATCGCGAAGGTCGTGAGTTGGGTCGTCATTGGCAAGGCTGACCTGCAAAGATCGCAACGAAGCCCAATGGCATCTGGACGTTGATAGCCCAGCAGTACGCAAAGATCAAGATTGGCGACTGGAACTACACTCATgacgagaagctcaaggTCATCCAGCTTGCGCGCAAGGCGCTTGACGAGTTGAACATTCCGGCAGATGCGTatgagcgcgaggacctcgcaaggaaggagcgcgacgcaTTGAGTGCCGGCGcatcaagctcggcgtcgtcacaGCCTACGACCCCGCCAGAACCTGCACCCGCCCctgcggctgctgcccctccgccgaagccgaaggTTCAGAAGCAACTGTCACCGCCGAAGCGACCCGACTCTCGCACAGAGACCCGTGCGGACCGACACGACTCGCCCGCGCCATCAGCTGGTGCCAAGAAGCCGGCATCAAAGGACAAGACGGAGCGAACCAAGGTCGGCAAGCAGATCGCCAAGATGCGCACCGAGATGGCTGCTAAGCGCGCGTCATCATTACCAAACTCGAAGCCTACGGACGGCGTCGCCAGCCCTCGCCTTCCGTCCCAAAACGTGGGCAATCACgacgtcaaggacctcgaccttgactCGGACTCGAGCGGCAGTAAGCCTCTGGCCAAGGTGGTCAAGGTGGAGAAGGCGCAGAAGGAGACTTCAAAACAGGACAAGGCTCCTGAAAAGCCAAAATCcaaggccgctgctgctgctgagaAGCCGGCGAGCCAGGACAATGGCGCGAAGAGGAAACGACCAGAGGACGACAAGCGCGCGCCTCCCCTCAAGAGACGAGGAAGCAAGCGCGACTACACGAGCTCAGAGGACAGCGATAGCGAAGACGACAGGCGGGGACGGGCGAGAACAGTCAAGGCTGTCAAGCCATCCGCCAGCAGCACAGCGACCAAGCCTGCTTCTACCAACAACTCGGCCAAGCCCGTGTCGACCAACTCGTCGAACGGCAAGTCCAAGCCACCGGTTAACGGCAACGACAAGCGGCGCAAGTCGCCATCGTACACGTCGTCtgacgatgacgagccctccaagacgaagaagaaggcgcgcCCATCCGAGCCGGCTCCCTCTACGTCGCCAAACGACTCGTCGCGAGCCTTGCCCAAGTTCAAGCGCAAGGTCCCACCTGCACCTTTGGACCTTGACGGCAAgagcaagggcggcgaccACAAGGACAGCGGAGTGTCCTCGCCCAACGCCAAGGCCCTGCAGCGTCGCTACGACGAGCTGTACCCAAAGTACGAAAAGCTCACGGCGTACCTGTCGAATGTGTACCAGGCGGCCGAGCGTGTGCGCGAGGGATCGCCAGTGGCGTTGACTGCCAACGAGGACGTTGCGGCCAAGGTGGCGCAGTGGGAAGAGCTTCACCGCGATCTAGAGAAGATTCGACGGAATCTGGGCGGCGCatgagggagggaggtgtGAAACGAGTGGAGAGTGTGTGGGAATACTTGTATAGTTACAATCTGCATGTGTGTATCAGAGAGCGGTTAGGGGGAGGCTGGCCGTGGGTGGGCTTTGagtgggctggctggctggctggctggctggctggttggcagtggcacccacccacccgccccaTGACAACGGTGCCTCTATACAGGGCAAGATGTCGTGCATGTTTCGAAGTATAGTCGCCAATGACGCTGCAGACGTCGTCGTTCTGCTTGTTCTCGCATTTTGATTCCAGAGTGGACCGTGTGCCTGGCGGAAAGAGAGTTTGACACACGGTCGAGATGATAGATCAAGCTCGAACAAACGGCAAGACGACGATAAACTCGCCCCTCCCAGCCGCCTGCCTCCACTCAACTTTAGCGCAGCACGCATACGCTTGATCATCGGCGGCGACTTGTCAACAACACTCCCTCCACCACACTAGCGGacaacacaccacaccaTGGACGACCCCTCCGGCTGGTCGCTGACCGAGTCGGACCCGCAGGTGTTTagcgagctgctgcgcgagctcggcgtgacGGGTCTGCAGGTTGTGAGTGTTTGCGGAGTGCGGCTTGCGAGCCGCAGGCGAGCATGCGGTGcggcggggtcagcgagcgagccgtcaACGCCGGCGTCCTGGCGGCCCAGGCAGCGCGAACAACTACAGCGGAGAACAGCGCTAACTCCCCAGGACGACCTGTACACCCTCGACGAGAGCACGCTCGCCACCCTCCGCCCGATCCACGCCCTCATCTTCCTGTTCAagtgggtcggcggcgccggggcgggcgagagcgtcggcgtcgagatcgacccgctcgagggcggcgtgtggTTTGCCAACCAGGTGGGTGttgtcgccgagcggcgagaggaggtgctggaggggggcgcagcgcggcgcggcgcaggggGCGGGGTGACTAGCTCGTGTCGGCTTGTTGTCGCCCCCTTGTGCTGTCAGCAGGTCGGGCGGCTTGTCGCCTGCCTTGCTGCCCGCTTGCGTGTTAAAGCAGCCTTGCTCGCTCTTCGCTTCTCTCCTCGCCACAgacgctgcgccgctcgctgcgctcgcagtcgcgccgcgcccagctcgctcacacacccaggtCATCAACAACTCGTGCGCgaccgtcgcggcgctcaacgccgtcatGAACATTCCGTCTCAGGTGTCCCCGCATGCCGGGGAGAGCATCGACATTGggcccgagctcgccaacctGCGCGACTTTGGCGCCGGTATGGGGTCTATGGagtgagtgtggtggtgtggcg
Encoded here:
- the LPD1 gene encoding Dihydrolipoyl dehydrogenase, mitochondrial gives rise to the protein MLSRTPLAAGLLRPLTNPASSYAAARGLLRVRGLATEAKPYDVVVIGGGPGGYVAAIKAAQLGFKTACIDKRGPPGGTCLNVGCIPSKAMLNNSHIYHQTLHDTKERGIDVGDVKLNLPQMLAAKENSVTTLTSGIETYLFKKYGVDYLKGAAAFETANKINVALNEGGETQLDAKNVIIATGSEVTPFPGLEIDEERIVSSTGALSLKEVPKKLVVIGGGVIGLELGSVWARLGAEVTVVEFLGAIGGAGMDAEVAKTFQRSLQKQGFKFKLNTKVIGGERQGDSVKLKVDSAKGGKEEELEADVVLVAIGRRPYTTGLGLDKIGVEVDGKGRIVIDDQFNTSVPGVKCIGDATFGPMLAHKAEEEGIAAAEILKTGHGHVDYGAIPSVVYTHPEVAWVGKNEQELKADGVNFSVGKYPFAANSRAKTNQDQEGFVKFLTEKDTNTILGVHIIGPGAGELIAEGTLALSYKASAEDETLSEAVKEAALSTYDKPINF
- the NAPEPLD_1 gene encoding N-acyl-phosphatidylethanolamine-hydrolyzing phospholipase D, giving the protein MRGRLFSRLRHTTPLPLAAMTHLTITRPEGKRERKEHWANDEGTAFVNPWPSANMKAMGGTAVAKFIWEGLWISKKDDLADPSKFVKSTTVDFTPPAQGTVKATWLGHACVLVSFPPPADAPAGARGVNVLFDPVFSVRCGPTQLFGAPKRYTPVPCGDVNGLPEIDVVVISHNHYDHEDIPTLHALYKKQADHPPALLVPLNTVRTLGGVQAPKESVLELDWWEDVVIDVAGKGSVKLTCTPAQHTTARTPFDSAHSLWASWAAQSVDKAGDTGASVWFGGDTGYCCVEHETHEIDESRPVCPEFKNIGERLGPFDLALIPIGAYAPRWFLSTVHNSPIDAVRMFHDIKAKKAIAIHWGTWDLSHEPLSEPPQLLARAREQLGLTQEQFDTCALGGSVVVPVETA
- the MAGO2 gene encoding Protein mago nashi 2: MSIADLGGDPFYLRTGHQGMHGHEFLEFEYTHGRLRYANNSNYRNDSLIRKEVYVGPAVAEELKRIVRESEVTKEDDATWPKKNVVGRQELEIRIDKDHISFETAKIGSLADVNDSADAEGLRVFYYLVQDLKCFIFSLITLHFKIKPIQQ